The following coding sequences are from one candidate division KSB1 bacterium window:
- a CDS encoding glycosyl hydrolase-related protein, whose translation MKSHAVVMGMLISLVAVVARGQDSTRGRAWLVGHAHIDLSWLWPRSETIHEICPLTFRSVLNLMDQYPDFVFAQSSAQVYKWMERYYPKDFQRIAEKIQSGQWEVVGGAWDEHNANIPSGESLVRQHLYAKRYFMERFGIDVRVGWLPDVFGFNWNLPQIYRKVGIEYFLTHKLKWQIERNNPPIPFPYHVFWWEAPDGSRVLAYHTVGGYGERITAKDILEDLDTLRQKHGIEDLLVVYGRGDHGGGPLPDMLERAHELASRKNFPKIIFAKAVQYFDHLKGLAREHSFPVVKDELYVKTHRGTLTTDSQVKRDNRRCEELLTNVESLSVVAWALGGRYPAQELKALWEKLLFGQVHDNLDGSSIRYVYLDAATDYADIKQEGGALLDRALKTICDRLDTRGPTEQALVVFNTLSWPRTEVVRLDLSSLGAATAKVLEADGSELPAQVVEDEDGRFLVFVAREVPAMGCRIYFLKPGAPPSAGPGSLRVKGMVLENEHLRVELDKATGYLKSVFDKRLQRNVLAPKALGNVLELYEDQPPNAPAGEPAWNIYLGACTVLDKPESVTVVERGPVRARVRVVHRFGSSRFWQDVILYAGFDRVDFEFRGDWHERYRFLKVAFPVAAQNDYATYEIPYAVIQRFTHIIKEPVPTQMELPPRAWEPADQLKHEVAALRWVDLTDRSGQFGVAVLNDCKYGHSVAGDTIRLSLLRGPRRGYPRTPESWADQSEDPIVGIHHVRYALVPHAGDWRRGDAVRRGLSFNYGFVLKLVDAHAGDLTQGFSAVEAEPENVVIGAIKRAEDGDHVILRLVETAGRPTTAVLRFAEAPSRITETDLMEWDKYVVPQSFPVQGKEVAVPMQPFEIKTLRLFY comes from the coding sequence ATGAAGTCGCACGCCGTGGTAATGGGAATGCTGATTTCTCTTGTCGCGGTAGTTGCCCGTGGCCAGGACAGCACACGCGGCCGTGCCTGGCTGGTCGGACATGCCCACATCGACCTCTCCTGGCTCTGGCCCCGGAGCGAAACGATCCACGAGATCTGCCCCCTCACCTTCCGCAGTGTTCTCAACTTGATGGACCAGTACCCGGACTTTGTGTTCGCCCAGAGCTCGGCCCAGGTCTACAAGTGGATGGAACGCTACTACCCGAAGGACTTCCAGCGAATCGCGGAGAAGATCCAATCTGGCCAGTGGGAGGTCGTGGGAGGAGCCTGGGATGAGCACAATGCCAATATCCCAAGCGGCGAGTCCCTCGTGCGGCAACACCTGTACGCGAAGCGGTACTTCATGGAACGCTTCGGAATCGATGTTCGGGTCGGATGGCTCCCCGACGTCTTCGGGTTCAACTGGAATCTGCCCCAAATCTACCGGAAGGTGGGGATCGAGTACTTCCTGACCCACAAGCTGAAGTGGCAGATCGAGCGGAACAACCCTCCCATCCCCTTCCCGTACCATGTGTTCTGGTGGGAGGCGCCAGACGGTTCGCGCGTCCTTGCTTACCACACAGTGGGGGGCTACGGTGAAAGGATCACAGCGAAGGACATCCTCGAGGACCTTGACACCCTGCGCCAGAAGCACGGCATCGAGGACCTCCTCGTGGTGTACGGCAGAGGTGATCACGGCGGAGGACCCCTGCCGGACATGCTGGAGCGCGCTCACGAACTGGCCTCTCGGAAGAACTTCCCCAAGATTATCTTCGCCAAGGCTGTCCAGTACTTCGACCACCTGAAAGGACTGGCGCGAGAGCACTCGTTCCCCGTGGTCAAGGATGAGCTGTACGTGAAGACGCACCGGGGCACCCTGACGACGGATTCGCAGGTGAAGCGCGACAACCGCCGGTGCGAGGAGCTCCTCACCAACGTCGAGAGCCTTTCGGTGGTTGCCTGGGCGCTCGGAGGTCGGTATCCAGCTCAGGAACTGAAAGCCCTTTGGGAGAAGCTTCTCTTCGGCCAGGTCCACGATAACCTGGACGGATCCTCGATCCGCTACGTTTACTTGGACGCCGCGACCGATTACGCAGACATCAAGCAAGAGGGCGGGGCGCTGCTGGACCGCGCCCTGAAGACCATCTGTGACCGCCTGGACACCAGGGGGCCAACGGAGCAGGCGCTCGTCGTCTTCAACACCCTCTCCTGGCCGCGCACGGAGGTTGTGCGATTGGACCTGAGCTCCCTGGGCGCAGCGACGGCCAAGGTCCTGGAGGCAGACGGATCGGAGCTTCCCGCCCAGGTGGTGGAGGACGAGGACGGTCGTTTCCTGGTCTTCGTGGCGCGGGAAGTCCCCGCGATGGGTTGCCGCATCTACTTCCTCAAGCCCGGGGCTCCTCCTTCCGCGGGGCCGGGATCTCTGCGGGTCAAAGGCATGGTCCTCGAGAACGAGCACCTGCGGGTGGAGTTGGACAAGGCTACCGGCTACCTCAAGTCCGTTTTCGACAAGCGGCTCCAACGGAACGTCCTGGCGCCGAAAGCTCTGGGCAATGTACTGGAGCTGTACGAGGACCAACCGCCCAATGCGCCCGCGGGGGAACCGGCGTGGAATATCTATCTCGGCGCCTGCACGGTGCTGGACAAGCCGGAGAGCGTAACGGTGGTGGAGCGTGGGCCTGTACGAGCCCGCGTGCGCGTCGTCCATCGCTTCGGGAGCTCCCGCTTCTGGCAGGACGTGATCCTCTACGCCGGGTTCGACCGGGTGGACTTTGAGTTCCGCGGCGACTGGCACGAGCGCTACCGGTTCCTGAAGGTGGCGTTCCCCGTGGCGGCTCAGAACGACTACGCCACGTACGAGATCCCCTACGCGGTGATCCAGCGCTTTACGCACATCATCAAAGAGCCTGTGCCGACGCAAATGGAGCTCCCCCCGCGCGCCTGGGAACCTGCCGACCAGCTCAAGCACGAGGTGGCGGCGCTCCGCTGGGTCGACCTCACGGATCGCTCCGGCCAGTTCGGCGTCGCGGTGCTCAACGACTGCAAGTACGGACACTCGGTGGCGGGAGACACCATCCGCCTGAGCCTTCTGCGCGGGCCACGAAGGGGCTACCCGCGCACCCCGGAATCCTGGGCGGATCAGTCTGAGGATCCGATCGTAGGCATTCATCACGTCCGCTACGCCCTCGTACCTCACGCCGGCGACTGGCGCCGGGGTGATGCTGTCAGGCGAGGCCTCTCGTTCAATTACGGATTCGTGCTCAAACTCGTGGATGCCCACGCCGGGGATCTGACGCAGGGTTTCAGCGCCGTGGAGGCCGAACCGGAAAACGTCGTCATCGGCGCGATCAAGCGGGCCGAAGATGGGGATCACGTTATCCTCCGACTTGTGGAAACGGCCGGAAGGCCCACCACGGCTGTGCTCCGCTTTGCGGAAGCCCCCTCTCGGATTACCGAGACCGATCTAATGGAGTGGGACAAGTACGTGGTACCGCAATCGTTCCCGGTGCAGGGGAAGGAAGTGGCGGTGCCAATGCAACCCTTTGAGATCAAGACGCTGCGGCTCTTCTACTGA
- a CDS encoding sodium/solute symporter (Members of the Solute:Sodium Symporter (SSS), TC 2.A.21 as described in tcdb.org, catalyze solute:Na+ symport. Known solutes for members of the family include sugars, amino acids, nucleosides, inositols, vitamins, urea or anions, depending on the system.) yields MRTGDAIALFSYAVAMLVIGWWTGRRIRGTEGYFVGRRSLPGFAVGLSLVGTAISSVTFLAYPGSSYEGNWSRLMPGLMLPVAALVAVRFFVVFYRRTHFVSAYEYFGRRFGSWAQSYTSAFFSLSSIYRMGIILFLLCLPIRALTGWDLPTSILVVGAVVTFYTVLGGLEAVIWTDVVQTVILIAGGLVTALLVGLRVPGGFGQVLREASAGHKFDLVISFDFSLARETFWMFALSGIVGNVQEFSTDQTKIQRYLAARSDRAAIGATWAVGLGCLPIWSLFMFVGTCLWVYYRHFPERLVAGLKADEVYPRFILGEMPEGMGGLVMAALLAAAMSSIDSSMNGAATVLTVDFYKRFWRKKAPDLHYLRVARGLSLGLGLLMAGVAYLLSKIPAKTILDIGFFIGAVMAGGIGGLFLLGFLCPWANRQGAAAGVACGVTMIVWCTLSQLGAFPVCLACRAHPFVINVIGNATVLGVGALVSLAFPRPAREEIEGVTWWTRIRSQEPHRTEE; encoded by the coding sequence GTGCGCACCGGTGATGCCATTGCCCTCTTTTCCTACGCTGTGGCGATGCTCGTCATCGGCTGGTGGACGGGCCGACGGATTCGCGGTACGGAAGGCTATTTCGTGGGAAGGCGCTCCCTGCCCGGGTTCGCGGTGGGCCTTTCCCTGGTCGGCACCGCCATCAGTTCAGTGACCTTTCTGGCGTACCCGGGTTCCTCCTACGAAGGGAACTGGAGTCGTCTGATGCCGGGGCTGATGCTGCCTGTCGCAGCGCTGGTGGCGGTGCGCTTCTTCGTCGTGTTCTACCGCCGTACCCACTTTGTCAGCGCCTACGAGTATTTCGGGCGCCGCTTCGGCTCGTGGGCTCAGTCCTACACCAGTGCATTTTTCTCCCTTTCCTCCATCTACCGCATGGGGATCATCCTTTTCCTGCTGTGTCTGCCCATCCGAGCGCTGACGGGCTGGGACCTGCCGACTTCGATCCTCGTCGTCGGGGCTGTGGTCACGTTCTATACGGTACTGGGAGGCCTGGAAGCCGTCATCTGGACGGACGTGGTGCAGACCGTCATTCTGATCGCAGGCGGGCTGGTGACGGCGCTGCTTGTAGGCTTGCGGGTCCCAGGGGGATTTGGGCAGGTCCTCCGTGAGGCCTCCGCAGGGCATAAGTTCGACCTGGTGATTTCCTTCGATTTCAGTTTGGCACGGGAAACGTTCTGGATGTTCGCCCTGAGCGGGATCGTCGGCAACGTCCAGGAGTTCTCCACAGACCAGACGAAGATCCAGCGCTACCTGGCGGCCAGGAGTGATCGGGCGGCCATCGGCGCTACCTGGGCAGTCGGATTGGGCTGCCTCCCCATCTGGTCCCTGTTCATGTTCGTGGGCACCTGTTTGTGGGTCTATTACAGGCACTTTCCTGAGCGGCTGGTCGCCGGGCTGAAAGCAGACGAGGTCTATCCCCGGTTCATCCTCGGCGAGATGCCTGAGGGGATGGGCGGGCTGGTGATGGCTGCTTTGCTGGCAGCGGCCATGTCCAGCATCGACTCCAGCATGAACGGCGCGGCGACGGTCCTCACGGTGGATTTCTACAAGCGGTTCTGGCGCAAGAAGGCCCCTGATCTCCATTACCTGCGGGTGGCCAGGGGTCTCAGCCTCGGCCTGGGCCTGCTGATGGCGGGCGTGGCCTATCTTCTCTCGAAAATCCCCGCGAAGACGATCCTGGACATTGGCTTCTTCATCGGGGCTGTGATGGCCGGCGGCATCGGCGGGCTTTTCCTGCTCGGCTTTCTCTGCCCGTGGGCGAATCGGCAGGGGGCGGCAGCCGGCGTTGCGTGCGGGGTGACGATGATCGTGTGGTGCACGCTCAGTCAGCTCGGGGCATTTCCCGTGTGTCTGGCCTGTCGAGCGCATCCGTTTGTGATCAACGTGATCGGCAACGCGACGGTCCTGGGTGTGGGTGCGCTGGTCAGCCTGGCCTTTCCCCGGCCGGCCCGGGAGGAGATCGAGGGAGTGACTTGGTGGACCCGGATCAGGTCTCAGGAACCCCATCGCACGGAGGAATAG
- a CDS encoding aspartate/glutamate racemase family protein — protein MKTIGLLGGMSWESTAAYYRIVNEEVQRRRGGLHSARCVVYSLDFAEVEECQRTGDWLRAEQILAEGARRLVAAGAELLLICSNTMHKLAEQIESDLPVPLLHIADATAQEALRRRIHCVGLLGTRFTMEEDFYRARLERHGLRVLVPPAPEREWVDGMIFGELVRGRFSRSSRQELLAVVAHLADRGAQGVILGCTELGLLVQQRHTTVPLLDTTELHARAAVERALRD, from the coding sequence TTGAAGACGATCGGCCTTCTGGGCGGGATGAGCTGGGAGTCAACGGCCGCCTACTACCGCATCGTTAACGAAGAGGTTCAGAGGCGGCGGGGAGGGCTGCACTCGGCCCGCTGCGTCGTCTACTCCCTCGACTTCGCCGAAGTGGAAGAATGCCAGAGGACCGGGGATTGGCTGCGCGCCGAGCAGATCCTTGCCGAGGGTGCGCGGCGGCTCGTGGCAGCCGGGGCGGAACTCCTGCTCATTTGCTCGAACACTATGCACAAGCTGGCCGAACAGATCGAGTCGGATCTCCCTGTCCCCCTCTTGCACATCGCGGACGCCACGGCTCAAGAGGCCCTGCGGAGGAGAATTCATTGCGTCGGCCTCTTGGGAACCCGCTTTACCATGGAGGAGGATTTCTACCGGGCACGTCTCGAGCGTCACGGCCTTCGCGTTCTGGTGCCCCCGGCCCCGGAGCGCGAATGGGTGGACGGGATGATTTTCGGGGAACTCGTGCGCGGGAGGTTCAGCAGGAGCTCCCGGCAAGAGCTGCTCGCGGTGGTGGCCCATTTGGCCGATAGGGGCGCCCAGGGGGTCATCCTGGGGTGCACGGAGCTCGGGCTTCTGGTGCAACAGCGGCACACCACGGTGCCTCTTCTGGACACTACCGAGCTCCACGCCCGGGCCGCTGTCGAGCGCGCGCTGCGGGATTAG
- a CDS encoding polysaccharide deacetylase family protein: MRGRAAVLTLLMGLAATPARPQTTAEMLGHPPGTRLLIVNADDFGMCHAENVATMELLLGGHISSATAMPPCPWFLEAARFAREHPELSVGIHTTLTSEWKLYKWGPLLGAAVPSLVGPDGYFPEDTPWVETHASAEDVEKELRAQIEHALRHGLKPSHLDNHMATVYGLLTGRHFLDVVFKLCAEYGLPFRLPRNLGPRYEQALPADRVREMREMTRTLVERGFALPDYLETVERSRSYEETWQAYARLLRQLQPGVTELYIHVAVESPEIQAITGSWERRVWDYRVFKDPRTKALLDSLGVQMISYRQLQELQRRRIPPSRL, encoded by the coding sequence ATGAGAGGCAGAGCTGCAGTTCTAACCCTCCTCATGGGACTTGCTGCCACACCCGCCAGGCCCCAGACGACGGCCGAAATGCTGGGCCATCCGCCGGGGACCAGGTTGCTGATCGTGAACGCCGACGACTTCGGCATGTGCCACGCCGAGAACGTGGCCACCATGGAACTTCTCCTTGGCGGCCACATCAGCTCCGCCACCGCTATGCCCCCTTGTCCGTGGTTTCTGGAGGCGGCCCGCTTTGCCCGCGAGCATCCGGAGTTGTCCGTGGGTATCCACACGACCCTCACCTCGGAGTGGAAGCTCTACAAGTGGGGTCCCCTCCTCGGCGCGGCGGTACCGAGCCTGGTCGGCCCCGACGGATACTTCCCCGAGGACACCCCCTGGGTCGAAACGCACGCAAGCGCTGAGGACGTCGAGAAGGAGCTTCGGGCTCAGATCGAGCATGCCCTGCGGCACGGCCTCAAGCCATCCCATCTCGACAATCACATGGCCACCGTCTACGGGCTCCTCACCGGCCGGCATTTCCTGGACGTGGTCTTCAAATTGTGCGCGGAGTACGGGCTGCCCTTCCGTCTGCCCCGCAACCTGGGACCGCGCTACGAGCAGGCCCTTCCCGCTGACCGTGTCCGAGAGATGCGCGAGATGACGCGCACCCTTGTGGAGCGCGGCTTCGCCCTGCCCGACTATCTGGAAACTGTGGAGCGTAGCCGCTCCTATGAGGAAACCTGGCAGGCCTACGCGCGCCTCCTGCGCCAACTGCAGCCCGGTGTCACCGAACTCTACATCCACGTGGCCGTGGAATCGCCGGAGATTCAGGCTATCACCGGCTCCTGGGAACGACGCGTTTGGGACTACCGCGTTTTCAAGGATCCGCGCACCAAGGCCCTTCTGGACAGTCTGGGCGTACAGATGATCAGCTACCGGCAGCTCCAGGAGCTGCAGCGCAGGCGAATTCCCCCAAGCCGACTCTGA
- a CDS encoding dihydrodipicolinate synthase family protein: MKAEQQRTRQLRGMVVPLVTPLLPDQSLDEEGLRRVVGYVLDGGVHGVFVNSTTGEGLCLLEDQRRRALEIVARVVDGRVPVLVNVGGTSTRNALRELRLAVEGGADGVVAHPPYLYPINDQQEILNFYRALADSSPLPVFVYNLPMVVGASISLAVLEELVTHPQIAGIKDSSADFVYLTRLIELKQRRPDFRIFIGKSHLWAAGIWRGADGGLDGVSNVVPRLCVELFEAVEAGDLGRALELQRRIDDVWKLYQCRSFLAAIKMAVSKLGLCGPTVSSPILNLSEDEERHVEEVLRRNGLLREESSRRLDPRSA, encoded by the coding sequence ATGAAGGCTGAGCAACAGAGGACGCGTCAATTGCGGGGCATGGTGGTGCCCCTTGTCACCCCGTTGCTTCCCGATCAGAGCCTGGACGAGGAAGGCCTGCGCCGCGTCGTAGGGTACGTGCTGGACGGAGGAGTGCACGGCGTGTTCGTGAACAGCACGACGGGCGAGGGCCTCTGCCTGCTGGAAGACCAGCGGAGGCGTGCTTTGGAGATCGTGGCGAGGGTCGTGGACGGGAGAGTTCCGGTGCTCGTCAATGTGGGGGGCACGAGCACGCGAAACGCTCTGCGAGAGCTACGTCTGGCGGTGGAGGGCGGCGCCGACGGGGTAGTGGCCCACCCGCCCTACCTCTACCCGATCAACGACCAGCAGGAGATCCTGAATTTCTACCGGGCCCTGGCCGACTCGTCACCCTTGCCTGTGTTCGTGTACAATCTCCCAATGGTGGTCGGAGCGTCGATTTCGCTGGCCGTACTGGAGGAGCTCGTAACCCACCCGCAGATCGCAGGCATCAAGGACAGCTCCGCCGACTTCGTCTATCTCACCAGGCTCATTGAGCTGAAACAGCGGCGGCCGGACTTCCGCATCTTCATTGGCAAGTCCCATTTGTGGGCAGCGGGGATTTGGAGAGGCGCCGACGGCGGCCTCGACGGGGTATCCAATGTGGTACCGCGCCTGTGCGTCGAGCTGTTTGAGGCCGTAGAGGCAGGCGACCTGGGCCGCGCCCTCGAGCTGCAGCGGAGGATCGACGACGTCTGGAAACTGTACCAGTGCCGATCGTTTCTGGCTGCGATCAAGATGGCCGTGAGCAAGCTGGGGCTGTGCGGACCGACCGTATCGTCCCCCATCCTGAACCTCAGCGAGGATGAGGAGCGCCACGTAGAAGAGGTGCTCCGACGCAATGGCCTCCTGAGGGAAGAGAGCAGCCGGCGCCTTGATCCAAGAAGCGCGTAG
- a CDS encoding NDP-sugar synthase produces MEAAILLAAGRGRKMWPYSSTNAKGALPIANEPILARQVRILRELGIADIVVAAGYRASQLRWALRNLGPVVFVEETVCSEGTAPALLVALQQGRAGRVLVLYGDTVWSRESMAAFVERGRQLDPAQMLAAVLPLGGERPQEWICAAVQEGLVREILGHPRDGVTHRLAGAFVVDGQIEHYLREQPGQMRFVQVGAMPPDELTLEGALAAFLKDGGEIVAHEVSPPWFDVDKPWHLLEANEAILRYEGQLLEGSAIHPSARISPKAEIEGPLVVEEGATVGPHVRIAGPAWIGRNAVVTDGAILEGFNAIGEGALVRQYCLVGRATAVGPDCVLGHATEFSGLMFHGAYAYHYGEFWGILGAKSDLGAATVCGNLRFDDDDTVHNIGGHREKPHFGANAAYLGDFVRTGVNVILMPGVKIGPYSVIGPGTIVTEDVPDGTLLYVEQQLVRKRWGPERYGW; encoded by the coding sequence ATGGAGGCAGCCATACTCCTGGCCGCCGGCCGCGGTCGTAAGATGTGGCCCTACTCCTCCACCAATGCCAAGGGGGCACTTCCCATCGCCAATGAGCCGATCCTCGCCCGCCAGGTCAGGATCCTCCGCGAACTGGGCATCGCCGACATTGTGGTGGCAGCAGGTTACCGTGCGTCCCAGCTTCGGTGGGCGCTGAGGAACTTGGGCCCGGTGGTTTTTGTGGAGGAAACCGTCTGCTCCGAGGGCACCGCCCCGGCGCTTCTGGTCGCGCTGCAGCAGGGTCGAGCTGGTCGAGTCCTCGTCCTCTACGGGGACACCGTCTGGAGCCGTGAGTCCATGGCTGCCTTTGTGGAGCGGGGCCGGCAGCTTGACCCGGCTCAGATGCTGGCGGCTGTCCTCCCCCTGGGAGGGGAAAGGCCTCAGGAGTGGATCTGCGCTGCCGTGCAGGAAGGGCTGGTGCGAGAGATTCTCGGGCACCCGCGGGACGGTGTGACCCATCGCCTGGCGGGCGCCTTCGTGGTCGATGGCCAGATCGAGCACTATCTTCGGGAGCAGCCCGGGCAAATGCGCTTCGTCCAAGTGGGGGCTATGCCCCCCGACGAACTGACCCTGGAGGGCGCCCTTGCGGCCTTCCTGAAGGACGGCGGCGAGATCGTCGCCCACGAGGTGAGCCCGCCATGGTTCGACGTGGACAAGCCCTGGCACCTTCTGGAGGCTAACGAGGCCATCCTGCGCTACGAAGGTCAGCTGCTGGAGGGATCGGCGATTCACCCTTCGGCCAGGATCTCACCCAAAGCCGAGATCGAGGGTCCCCTCGTTGTGGAGGAGGGGGCAACGGTTGGCCCGCACGTCCGGATCGCGGGGCCGGCGTGGATCGGGCGAAACGCGGTGGTCACGGACGGAGCCATCCTGGAGGGTTTCAACGCCATTGGCGAGGGGGCTTTGGTGCGCCAGTACTGCCTGGTCGGCCGCGCCACAGCTGTTGGCCCGGATTGCGTGTTGGGGCATGCCACCGAATTCTCAGGCCTGATGTTCCACGGTGCTTACGCTTACCACTACGGGGAATTCTGGGGGATCCTCGGCGCCAAATCCGACCTCGGTGCTGCCACGGTTTGCGGTAACCTGCGCTTCGATGACGACGACACAGTCCACAACATCGGAGGCCACCGGGAAAAGCCCCACTTCGGGGCCAACGCCGCCTACCTGGGCGACTTCGTGCGAACCGGTGTGAACGTGATCCTCATGCCAGGGGTAAAGATTGGCCCCTACAGCGTGATCGGACCCGGGACAATCGTCACGGAGGATGTGCCCGACGGTACCCTCCTGTACGTGGAGCAGCAGCTGGTCCGAAAACGCTGGGGGCCGGAGAGGTACGGCTGGTGA